The DNA region GGCCAGGCGGCGCAGGGCCTGCTCGCGCTGAGCGTCGTTTTGCAGTTCAATCTCACGGTATTCGCCGCCGGTCTCCTCGGACCACCGCTCTGCGCCGTTGAAGGCACTCTCGTTGAAGGAGCGGTCAAACTTGCCGCCCAGGTCGAAGATCACGGCAGGGTCGGCCAGGGCACCGGTCGCGGTGATGGCGAGTGTGGCGCAAGCGCCGAGCAGGGTTTTCATCATGGTCATAGGGTCATCTCCCAGTCAGGTTGCGGGGCGCCTATGAAGGGGCCTTATGGCGGCCCGGCGTCCCCAAACGCATGGTCTTCCGCCGAGCGACGGAATCCTCATAGGGAATAAGGGCAAAGGGCGCGCGGGGGGTCAACCCGATTCCGGCCTTGACGCAGGGGGAGAGCCCTCGGTTTGCGTTATATGCCCGGTTCCAGGGCACGCGCCATGACGATCGCGTCGCTGTGACGGCCTGTCTTGTGGGTGTAGTAGCCCTTTCGCGTGCCGGTCTGGATGAACCCTGCGCGCGTGTACAGCGCACGGGCCGGGGCGTTCTCGGCGTCAACCTCAAGAAACACGGTCTCTGCCCCCCCTTTTTGCGCGGCGAGGAGGGCTTGCCCGAGGAGCGCGCGGCCATGACCCTGCCCGCGCAGCGCAGGGTCGACGATGATGGTGAGCACCTCCGCCTCGGGCGCGATCAGTTGCAGAAGCGCGAAGCCATGATCAGTTGTGGCCGCCAGTGTCGTGGGTTTGGCCAGAAGCTCAGCCATCTCCGCCTCGGGCCAACCGCGCGCGAAGCATGCGCCGTGCAGGGCGGCCATCCGGGCGGGGGTCATAACATCTGCGGCCCGGTCTCCCGCGCGGGCGCGGCATCGGCGGGCTTGATATAGAGCGGCGCGGGCCGGGGCTGCGGCGTCCCAAGCCGCATGGCTGTGATGCGCGCGATGGCCGACGCGGGCGCATAGGCGGCGGGAGCATGGTCAATGCCGTGCGCGCGCGACATCTCAGGCGAATCCTGCCCCACAAGCGTGATGTTCGGCGTGATCCAATCGGCCAGATTTGCTTTTAGGACGTGAGCAGGCGCGCGGTCCAGCCCGTCTCCAAATCGCTGCACATACAGCGTGTCACGCGGCGCGTTGCGGGTGGCAAGGCAAGGGCGGGGTGCTTTGTAGGCAAGGCTATCCAGCACAGAAACGCCAATCGCAGGCACCTCAAGCGCCAAGGCCAAACCCCGCGCCGCAGAGACGGAGATCCGGATGCCAGTAAAGTTCCCCGGCCCGATACCCACGCCGATGGCGTCGAGGTCGTGCAGGGCTGTGCCAGCCTCCGCCAAGGTCTGTTCGACCAGAGGCATCAGATGTTCGGCCTGGCCCCTTTTCATGTCGATGTAATGGGCGGCGCGCACGTCCCCATCCCGAAGAAGCGCTGTGCCAACCCATGGGCCGGAGGTATCGAATGCAAGGATCGTCGGATGCGCCATGGGAGCGGCTTAGCCCTTGCAGGATGTCTCTTGCAAGCGGTCCCGCGCGGAGGTGGCATCGCGGGGCAGGTCATCTTCGATATGGAGCCACGGCAGCGCGCTGTCGGTATGGCCATGGCCCTCAGCGGGCAGATCTGCCGCCTGATCCAGCAGACCGATCGGCACATAGACCTGATCTGGCAGATAATCGTAGGTGGCCGCCAATTGCGTGCCACACTCAGTGCAGAACCAGCGATTGACGCCGGGGGTGACGCTTTTGGCCGGACCAAAATCGGCCAGGTTCACCTGATCCCGCGCGAAGGCGGCAAAGGCCGCGACCGGCGCGCCGGACAGGCGGCGGCAGTCGGAGCAATGGCAGTATGTGACGGTTTGCGGCAGCGCGCTGGCCGTCAGCCGCGCGCGTCCGCAGTAACAGCGCCCGGTCATCGGGGCGGTGGCTGTCGTGTCAGGTGTTGACAGGACGCACCTCAACCACCTCGGGGATGTAGTGACGCAGAAGGTTCTCAATGCCCATTTTCAGGGTCAGCGTCGATGACGGGCACCCGGCGCAAGCGCCTTGCATGTGCAGATAGACAACCCCGCGATCAAAGCCGTGGAAGGTGATATCGCCGCCGTCTTGCGCCACAGCGGGGCGCACGCGGGTGTCCAGCAAGCTCTTGATCTGGCCCACGATCTCACCGTCCTCGCCGGTATGTTCGGCGTGGCCGCTGCTGACTTCATGGCCGTCGCCCATGACCGGATCACCGGATTGATAATGCTCCATGATTGCGCCAAGGATTGCGGGTTTCACGTGATCCCAGTCCACCGCGTCGGCTTTGGTGACGGTCACGAAATCTATGCCGAAGAAGACGCCGGTGACGCCCTCAACCGCGAAGATCCGCGACGCGAGGGGGGACTTTTCCGACGTCTCAGCCGTTGGGAAATCAGCGGTGCCCACCTCCAGCACGGACTGGCCGGGCAGGAATTTCAGGGTCGCGGGGTTGGGTGTGGCTTCGGTCTGGATGAACATGGGGACATATCCTTACTGGTTCCCTCAGATATGCGGGCGCGGGGGCGGAGAGTCAAGGGAACTGGAATCGTTCTAAAGTAGCGATTACCTATTCCGCAGCGTCGCGCCGCTCGTCCGGCTCAGGTGCCCAATCGAGGCCCTTCTCTGCCAGATGCGCCTCAAAATAATCGCGCAGCGCCGGTAACGCCCGGGTCAGCTTCAGGAATTCGTCCCGACCCATGGCCAGCACAACGGTATCCTCCAGCGCGCGGGCCGTTGCCACGCGGCGGGTCGCCCCCAGGATCAGCCGTTCGCCGAAATGTCCGCCGGGCTCAATGCGCCGCGTGGTGGGCTGGCCGTCGTGGCCTTTGGCGTTGGTGATCTCGACCGCGCCCTCAATGATCGTGAAGAACGTGTCGGCGCGGTTGCCCGTCTCATAGATCCGGTCGCCTTTGGCATAGCGGATATGGCGCGAGGCGTCGGTCTTGGGGGATGACAGGTTCACCAGACTGCGCGGCGTCACCCAATCCAGCACCCAATGGCTCAGCACCCAGACCTTCGCCGGAAAGCCGGGAAGAAAGGCCACATAATACGCGCGCCACAGGACCCAGGCGAGAAACCCGGTCAGCCGGATGCCCATGACATCTGCGATCCCGCGCCGCGCGCCAAGGGACGCCATGGAGCCTTTGGAGGTGTATTCAAAGGGTTTCAGCGCGGTGCCATCGACCGCGCGTTTGATGTTTGCGGCCAGTTGCTTGGCCTCTCGCACCGCAAATTGGGCGGTGGGCGGCGCGTAGTCTTCGCGCGCATTCGCGTCCTCCACCATCGGGATCAGGGCACAGTCGCCAAGGGACCAGACGCCGTCTCGCCCAGGCACCGAGAGGTCGCGTTCGACCGCGATGCGGCCCTGGGTCAGGGGCAGGTCCATACGCTTGACGACCGGCGCAGGCGCGTTGCCGATGGTGGCCACTACGGTGCGGGTATCGATCACATCGCCGTCGGTGGTGGTGATCTGAGTGCCGGTGGCCGAGGCGATGCCGGTGTTCAGACAAACTTCCACCCCGCGCTTTTCAAGCTGCGCCTGGGCATAGGCGCGCAGCTTTTCGGGCATTTCGGCCAGCACCTTGTCGGCGAATTCCAGCACGATGATACGCACCTCATCGCGGGAGACGTTGGGATAATATTTCAGGGAGCGGTCGATCAATTCCGCCATCTCCCCCACGGTCTCGATCCCCGAAAAGCCCCCGCCGATGACGGTGAAGGTCAGGGCACCGCGCTTGACCTCCGGCAGGTTGGTGATGTCGGCATGCTCCAGCCGTTCGATCACATGGGCGCGGAGGCGGCGGGCGTCTTCCAGCGTTTTCATCGTCAGGGCGTGGGCTTCAAGTCCCGGGGTGCGGGACAGATCGACGGTCTGCCCAAGGGCCACGACGAGGTGGTCGTAGGGCACCTCGGTCGGGCGGCGCTGGACGCCTTGGAACACGGTGACACGCTTGGCGGCGAAATCGACGCTGTCGATCATCGCCTTGCGGATGCCCACGCCCTTCAACAGGAACCGGTAGGGGGACGTGGCGTGAATGGGCGTGACAGACCCTGCGCCGACCTCGGGCAGCAGAGGCTGGAAGACGAAGTAGTTCTCGGCCGTGATCACCTCGATCTCGGCGGTGTCGCGGAAGGTGCGGTGAAGGGCCCGGGCCGTGTAGAGACCGCCGAAGCCGCCGCCCAGGATCACGATGCGCGGTTTGCCCATGATGGGTCTCCCTTACTTTCTCCACATATGTAGTGTCGCCCCAGGAGGAAAACCACGCATGGCCGATATGCGCGCCGCGGGTTTTGGACGCCGGTCAGGTGATCGCTTCCAGCTGTTCCTTGCTGAGCTCGACAGGCACGATTGTCAGGGGCACGGGCAAGTTTCCGGCCGACTTCGTCAGGGCCGTCACCAGCGGACCGGGCCCGCCTTTGCCGGAATTCGCCCCCAGCACCAGCACGCCGATGTCCTTGTCCTCGGAGATATGGGCGAGGATCTGCTCCTCGGGCACGCCTTCGCGGATCACGAGGGTCGGGTCGATCTCCTGCTTGTCGCGCATCCACTTGGCGAAGACGTTGAAATGCGCCTCGATCCGTTCGCGGGCCTCTGCGCGCATGATGTCGCCCACGCCGATCCAGTGGTTGAATTCATCGGGGGGGATGACCGACAGGATCTCCACCCCGCCGCCGGTATTGTGGGCCCGCATGGCTGCAAAGCGCATGGCGTTCAGGCATTCGCGGGTGTCATCGAGCACGACGAGGAATTTACGCATGACTTGGGTCCCTATTGTCGAGGGCGGAGGATGGCTTAGGGGGGCGGGGCTGTCTAGCGGAAGATGGCAGGTCGGGGCGCGAAAGCGGAAATTGACGCCCCGCTCAAGCTTGAGCAGGGGCTTAAACCATTCACTCTAAACAAAAATCCGAATTCGTTAACCTTATCGCGGTGTGATCAACCCTGGCCCTACCAACGCCTGCACTGGGCGCGCGCGACCCGGGCAGGATCAGGCGGCGGAGGCCGCCCAGTCCCAGTACAAGTCCCGCGCCCGCTTGGTTACGGGACCGTGCTGGTAATGGGTGCCGTCGAATTCCAGCACCGGCGTGACCTTGTTGAGGTTGCCGGTCATGAAGACCTCATCAGCCTCTCGGAAATCTTGGAAGGTCAGCACGGCCTCGGTCACGGTGACACCATCGGCGCGCAGGTTGGCAATGTGGCGCTGTCGCGTGATCCCGTTGAGGAAGGTTCCGTTGGGGATTGGCGTGAACGCCTCTCCATCCCGGACCATGAAGATGTTGGCGGTGGCGGTTTCGGCCACGTTGCCCATGGCGTCCGTGACCAGCGCGTTGTCGTAGCCTTTGTCGCGCGCCTCCATCAGCATCCGCGCGTTGTTGGGATAGAGGCAGCCTGCCTTGGCATCCAGCACGGCGGTGTTCAGCACGGGGCGGTGAAAACGGGTGGTCGCGAGGCGGGAGGCCGCGTCAGGTGCGGCCATGGGAACTTCCTCCAGGCAGATGAAGAAGCCCGCCTCCGTCGTCGCGGGGATAATGCCGTATTGGCCGCCGTCGATGCCGAAAAAGTTGGGCCGCACGTAGACGGCCACGTCTTTGGGGTAGCGGCCAAGCCCCTCCCACACGATGTCAAAAATCTGTTGCCCCGTTTTGCCGGGATTGAGCGACAGGGCCTTGGCTGACCGCACGACCCGGTCGCAATGGGCCAGAAGGTCCGGGGCCATGCCATCCACGTAGCGCGCCCCGTCAAAGCAGGTGGTGCCCTGCCAGGCGCCATGGTCGCCCGCCCGCATGACGGGAATATCCGCGTCATGCCACGCGCCATCGAAATAGGTCTTGATATTGGTGCCGGTGGCCATGGTCTTCCCCCTCGTCAGATGTGGGGGAAGGGTACGCGCAGCCTAGACGGAAGGTCCAGAGGTGAAGCCCATCTGGTAGTCCATGCTCACGCCTTTGGCCTTTGCGGCGGCGGGCGGAGAGAGGCGTGGTGCTGTGGCTTTGGACCGTGCGCTTTTGGCGGTTTTGGTCCGGTCGCCGGTTGGTGTTGCGATGATGCGCTCTGCCGCGCGGGTGACGGAGTCTATCCGAGTGTCGAGACGCCTGTTCATACAGTTCCCCCCATATATGATGTCGATGTCTGGCTCGTGAACGCTTGTATACCGTCCGAAGGGTTAAAGTAAAGTTAACGCTAACGGAGGCCGCTAAGATGACGTTATGTCGCCGACGCATCTCCGCTCAGGATGCCAGTAAAACAGGTGTGCCACGTCGATTGAGGTGTGAATTTGACGTGGCGTCGCTTGGGGCGCAGTGCAGCCCGCGGCGGGTTTGAGCCCATTCTCCTTAATGCCGCTGTTCGAACGCCCGCCCGTTTTTTCAGTCCGACCACAGGTCGGACCTCGTCGCATGGCGCCCAATTTTTCCTGCGACCGTGAGCCCTGTTCTTCGGAGCCTCTCACTGGGTGCAACGACTGGTAAGTGGGCTTCGTCTGCACCGCGCATAAGACAGTGATTTCAAGCCTTCTAGAAAGATCGCCACGCGGGAATGAGGGAGATTGCCCGGTATGAGGTTTCGGCACATTATAATATAATCACACATTTTTTGGTTGTATTTGTGTCAAACGTGCGTATGAAAGATCAACGCAAGCAGAAACCGGGTGTGACATGGGATTGATGTGGTTCGAAAAAGACGGTGAGACGCGGCTTGGCGCGCGGTCCGAGGCGGGCATCACGGCCCTTACCGGGCAGGACATGGTCGCAGCTTTGGCCGAGACACCCGTGCAGGGTGCTGCGGTATCGGACCCGGTCACGGCCCTGCCGCCGGTCACGCCAACCGCCAAGATCCTGTGTGTTGCGTTGAACTACGTGGACCACGCGAAGGAGGCGAACCAGCCGGTTCCGGAAACGCCCATTGTCTTCTTCAAGACCTTTGATGCGATGATTGCAGGCGGGGCGCCGATCCGTGCGCCCCGGATGATCACGCAACTCGACTACGAGGGTGAACTGGCGCTGATCATCGGCAAACGTGGCTTTGACATCGCCAAGACCGACGCCTGGGATCACATCGCGGGCGTCACCACGCTGAACGATGTCTCGGCCCGCGATATCTTCAAGGTCAAGGCCGGTGCTGCGAGCCATCTTGACTGGTTTTCGGGCAAATGCCTGAACCAGTCCACGCCCATCGGGCCCGAGGTCTTTCCGCTATCGGCCATCGAAGACGATCTGAAGGCTGGCACCACCCGCATCAGATGCCTGGTGAACGGTGAGGTGCGCCAGGATGCGCCCGTCGCAGACATGATCTTCGACATTCCAACGATGATCGCCTTCATCTCAAGCCGTATCCCGCTGAACCCCGGTGACATTATCGCCACCGGCACGCCCCCCGGCGTCGGCGCGGGCACGGACCGCTATCTGAGCAAAGGTGACGTGGTCCGGGTTGAGGTGACAGGATTGCCGCCGATGGAAAACACGGTGGCCTGAGCGACCGGATGACAGGCCACGCGCGGGGGGAGAGCCTGCGGGGCTGACAAGGGGGAGGGGCGTTAGCGCGCCACCCAGACAGACATTAAGGGAGGACAGACCATGAAAAAACTATTGCTGACGGCAACCGCACTGACCGCATTTGCGCCATTTCAGGCGAGCGCGGAAGAGATCGACGTGACGATCGTGGCGGGGCATCCACCGATCTTCATCTGGGTGCGCCATCTGGCCGAGACATTCGTGCCCACGGTCGACGCGGCGCTGGACGGGACAGAGCATAGCATCAACTGGAATGAGGCCTACGGCGGATCGCTGGCCCGTGTGGGCGGGGAAAGCGACGCGGTGGCCAGCGGTTTGGCGCAGATCGCCTATAACCCCACCCTGTTCAATCCCGCCCTCTATCCGTTGCAGAACATCGGCTACATGGCCCCGTTCGCCACGACCGACCCACGCCTTGCGGCCGCCACGGTGGAACAACTTCAGCGCGACATCCCCGAAATGGCCGCCGCCTGGACCGAGCAGGATCAGGTGTTTCTGGGCGGCGGCTTCGCCATCGACAGCTATCAGATCTTCACCACCTTCCCGATTGAGGCCCTGGCCGATATCGACGGGCGCCGCATTTGCGCGGCGGGCCCTGCGGCCAACTGGTTGCGTGGCACAGGCGCCGTTGCGGTCAGCTCCAGCCTGACGGAATACTACAACTCCATCCAGACGGGCGTCTGCGACGGGGCGATCAACTTTGCCACCGCCGCCGCACCGGGCGGATTGGCGGAGGTTGCACCTCATATGACCATTGTAGATTTCGGCGCGCCGTTTGCCGCTGCCTTGTCGGCAAATATCGACTTCTATGATGATCTGCCCGACGCGGTGCAGGCCGCCCTTCATGAGGGGGCCGCTGCGTATTCCGAGGCTGTATTTGCCGCCCAGGACGCGCTGCTTGACGCCTCCTATGACCGCATCCGTGAGGACGGTGGGATCGTGGCGGACTTTCCGGCTGAGGAACGCGCGCTTTGGGTGAATGCCCTGCCCAATGTCTCTCAGGAATGGGCGGTGATCCAGGAGGAGAACGGCTTGCCCGGCGACGCGGTCCTGTCCGCGTTCATGTCGGCGCTGCGCGAGGCCGGTGAAACGCCGCCGCGCGACTGGGACACGGAATGAGCCAGGGGCACGATCAGCCCCCGGCCTCGGGTGACGCGGATCGGGCACCCTCCCTGTCCAGTATCGACAGGGTGCTTGGCACCTTGTCCCGCGTCGCGGCGGGGATCGGCGCTTTGTGGATCTTTGGCATCATGGTGTTGATCAACCTGGATGTCGTGATGCGCGGTGTCGCCTCCGCCCCCTTGCCGGCGGTGCCAGAATTCGTGGCGCTCTCCATCACCGGGATCGTGTTCCTGCAACTGGCGGCCGCCCTCCGCTCAGGCCGGTTCATCAAATCAGACGCCCTGGGTGCGATCCTGTTTGAGCGGGTCCCAGTCCTGGGCCGTGTATTGCGACCTGCGATGTACGCCCTTGGCGCGACCTTATTTTCCGTTCTGGCCTATGCCAGCTGGCGCATTTTGATGCGCGCGATTGAACGCGGCACCTATGTGGGCACCATCGGCGGCGTTACGTTTCCAATCTGGCCGATCTCTCTGATCATCGTGTTGGGGGCCTGCCTCGTGGCGCTGGAATATGCGCTGATGGCCTTGAAAGAGGTATTGAGTAGATGAGTTTTGAGCTGACCGTGGGCTTCGGCTCCGTCTTTCTGATGGTTGCGCTGATCTGGCTTGGACTGCACGTGGCCGTCGCGCTGGCTGCGGCAAGCTTTCTGGGCGTCTGGCTGATCCGTGGCGATGTGGAGCTTGCGGCGCGCCTTCTTGGACTTGCTGCCGAGGACAGCATCGCGTCCTACGTGTTTGGCGTGATCCCGTTGTTCGTGCTGATGGGATTACTGGTGGAACGCGCCGGTGTGGGCCGCGATGCCTTTGACGTGGGCGAAAGCGCGTTTCGGCGCATCAAGGGCGGGCTTGGTGTTGCTACGGTCGGAGCCAATGCGATCTTTGCGGCGATCACCGGCGTCTCCATCGCGTCGGCGGCGGTGTTCACCAAGGTGGCCGTGCCGCAGATGATCGACCGGGGCTATAACCCGCGCTTCGCTGTTGGGGTCGTGGCGGGATCCTCGGTTCTGGGCATGCTGATCCCGCCGTCGCTTCTGCTCATCATCTATGGTGTGCTGGTCGAGGTTTCCATCGGCGATCTGTTCCTTGCGGGGATCCTTCCGGGGCTGTTGCTCGCGGTTCTCTATGCCATCGGCATCCTTGTCATGGCGCGCAAAACGCCCGGCTTTGTGGGCACACCTCCGGCGGAGGATGATGGGCGCCCCGGCCTTGGCTGGCCCACAATCTGCGCCAAACTCTTCCCCATCGTCCTGCTGATCGGGGCCGTGTTCGGCGGGCTCTACGGCGGCTGGTTTACCCCGACAGAGGCCGGCGCGGTCGGCGCATTCCTCGCCCTGCTCGTCGCCCTCGCCCGCCGTAGCCTGACCCCCGCACGCCTGTGGGAGGTGCTGAAGGAAACCGGCCACGTCACGGCTTCCATCTGCATCCTGTTCGTGGCGGCGACGATGTATTCGCGCATGCTGGCGCTGTCGGGCTTTCCCAACGCCTTGGGCGATTGGCTGACCGCGTCGCAGTTCGGCCTGACCGGCATCATCATCGCCTATGTCGCGCTGATCCTGATCCTTGGCTCGATCCTGGACAGCACGTCCATCATGCTGATCACCGTGCCTCTCTTCGCGGGGCCCATCGTGGCGCTTGGCGCGGATCTGATCTGGTTCGGCATCATCACCATTATTGCGGTCGAGATCGGATTGCTGACCCCGCCCCTGGGAATATCGGCCTTTGTGGTGAAGGCCAATCTTCAGGACGACCGCATCGGCCTGAAGGATATTTTCCTCGGCGCCGCCCCCTTCGCAGGTATCATGCTGATCTGTCTGATCCTCGTCATTGTCTTCCCGGCCCTGTCACTGGCCCTTATCCGATAGGAGCTTTCCATGCCCGATCCCTATTACGCCTCTGTCGATGATCTGAAACAGGAGCTGGTCCACGGTTTCCGCGCCATGGCACTGAACGATCTGGGCCTTGGCCTTCTGGCGCATCTGACCGCGCGGATGCCGGGGGCGGACACGTATTGGACGTATCAGATCGGCCAATCCGTCGAAGAGGTCCGGTTGAGTGATCTGCGAGAGGTCGGGTTCGATGCCAAGGCGGTGGATGGGACAAGCCCGATCAATCCGTCCATCCTGTGCCACGGCGATGTCTACCGCGCGCGGCCCGATATCACCTGCATCCTGCACCACCATTCGAAGGCGTCCATTGCCCTGGGCGCGATCGGCGCAAACCTGGCACCCATCGACCGAAACTCAGGCCGCTGGCATGATGAGATTAACATCGTGGAAGACTTCGACGCGCCCGAGATTGCCAATCAAGGCACGTCCATGGTGGACGCGCTTGGGTCCGGCAAGGCGCTGATCCTGAAACACCACGGGGCCCTGGTCACCGGCCGCAACATCCGCGAAACCGTCGTCGCAGCGGCCGAGTTGGACCGCGCGATGGAGGTGCAACTGATGGCCATGGGCGCAGGCACCCCGGCCGAGATCCCGCAGGCCGAGATCGACGATTGCAAGAAATTCCTCGCCTCTGACATGTTCGCGGACGGCACCTGGAACTGGTATATGCGTACGATGGCACGCCGGGGCCTTCTGGACGGCGCGTCTGAGT from Jannaschia sp. CCS1 includes:
- a CDS encoding FAD-dependent oxidoreductase, with product MGKPRIVILGGGFGGLYTARALHRTFRDTAEIEVITAENYFVFQPLLPEVGAGSVTPIHATSPYRFLLKGVGIRKAMIDSVDFAAKRVTVFQGVQRRPTEVPYDHLVVALGQTVDLSRTPGLEAHALTMKTLEDARRLRAHVIERLEHADITNLPEVKRGALTFTVIGGGFSGIETVGEMAELIDRSLKYYPNVSRDEVRIIVLEFADKVLAEMPEKLRAYAQAQLEKRGVEVCLNTGIASATGTQITTTDGDVIDTRTVVATIGNAPAPVVKRMDLPLTQGRIAVERDLSVPGRDGVWSLGDCALIPMVEDANAREDYAPPTAQFAVREAKQLAANIKRAVDGTALKPFEYTSKGSMASLGARRGIADVMGIRLTGFLAWVLWRAYYVAFLPGFPAKVWVLSHWVLDWVTPRSLVNLSSPKTDASRHIRYAKGDRIYETGNRADTFFTIIEGAVEITNAKGHDGQPTTRRIEPGGHFGERLILGATRRVATARALEDTVVLAMGRDEFLKLTRALPALRDYFEAHLAEKGLDWAPEPDERRDAAE
- a CDS encoding universal stress protein, which encodes MRKFLVVLDDTRECLNAMRFAAMRAHNTGGGVEILSVIPPDEFNHWIGVGDIMRAEARERIEAHFNVFAKWMRDKQEIDPTLVIREGVPEEQILAHISEDKDIGVLVLGANSGKGGPGPLVTALTKSAGNLPVPLTIVPVELSKEQLEAIT
- a CDS encoding NifU family protein, which produces MFIQTEATPNPATLKFLPGQSVLEVGTADFPTAETSEKSPLASRIFAVEGVTGVFFGIDFVTVTKADAVDWDHVKPAILGAIMEHYQSGDPVMGDGHEVSSGHAEHTGEDGEIVGQIKSLLDTRVRPAVAQDGGDITFHGFDRGVVYLHMQGACAGCPSSTLTLKMGIENLLRHYIPEVVEVRPVNT
- the tsaB gene encoding tRNA (adenosine(37)-N6)-threonylcarbamoyltransferase complex dimerization subunit type 1 TsaB; translation: MAHPTILAFDTSGPWVGTALLRDGDVRAAHYIDMKRGQAEHLMPLVEQTLAEAGTALHDLDAIGVGIGPGNFTGIRISVSAARGLALALEVPAIGVSVLDSLAYKAPRPCLATRNAPRDTLYVQRFGDGLDRAPAHVLKANLADWITPNITLVGQDSPEMSRAHGIDHAPAAYAPASAIARITAMRLGTPQPRPAPLYIKPADAAPARETGPQML
- a CDS encoding C4-dicarboxylate TRAP transporter substrate-binding protein yields the protein MKKLLLTATALTAFAPFQASAEEIDVTIVAGHPPIFIWVRHLAETFVPTVDAALDGTEHSINWNEAYGGSLARVGGESDAVASGLAQIAYNPTLFNPALYPLQNIGYMAPFATTDPRLAAATVEQLQRDIPEMAAAWTEQDQVFLGGGFAIDSYQIFTTFPIEALADIDGRRICAAGPAANWLRGTGAVAVSSSLTEYYNSIQTGVCDGAINFATAAAPGGLAEVAPHMTIVDFGAPFAAALSANIDFYDDLPDAVQAALHEGAAAYSEAVFAAQDALLDASYDRIREDGGIVADFPAEERALWVNALPNVSQEWAVIQEENGLPGDAVLSAFMSALREAGETPPRDWDTE
- a CDS encoding GFA family protein, with translation MTGRCYCGRARLTASALPQTVTYCHCSDCRRLSGAPVAAFAAFARDQVNLADFGPAKSVTPGVNRWFCTECGTQLAATYDYLPDQVYVPIGLLDQAADLPAEGHGHTDSALPWLHIEDDLPRDATSARDRLQETSCKG
- a CDS encoding GNAT family N-acetyltransferase; its protein translation is MTPARMAALHGACFARGWPEAEMAELLAKPTTLAATTDHGFALLQLIAPEAEVLTIIVDPALRGQGHGRALLGQALLAAQKGGAETVFLEVDAENAPARALYTRAGFIQTGTRKGYYTHKTGRHSDAIVMARALEPGI
- a CDS encoding TRAP transporter large permease, whose product is MSFELTVGFGSVFLMVALIWLGLHVAVALAAASFLGVWLIRGDVELAARLLGLAAEDSIASYVFGVIPLFVLMGLLVERAGVGRDAFDVGESAFRRIKGGLGVATVGANAIFAAITGVSIASAAVFTKVAVPQMIDRGYNPRFAVGVVAGSSVLGMLIPPSLLLIIYGVLVEVSIGDLFLAGILPGLLLAVLYAIGILVMARKTPGFVGTPPAEDDGRPGLGWPTICAKLFPIVLLIGAVFGGLYGGWFTPTEAGAVGAFLALLVALARRSLTPARLWEVLKETGHVTASICILFVAATMYSRMLALSGFPNALGDWLTASQFGLTGIIIAYVALILILGSILDSTSIMLITVPLFAGPIVALGADLIWFGIITIIAVEIGLLTPPLGISAFVVKANLQDDRIGLKDIFLGAAPFAGIMLICLILVIVFPALSLALIR
- a CDS encoding TRAP transporter small permease; this encodes MSQGHDQPPASGDADRAPSLSSIDRVLGTLSRVAAGIGALWIFGIMVLINLDVVMRGVASAPLPAVPEFVALSITGIVFLQLAAALRSGRFIKSDALGAILFERVPVLGRVLRPAMYALGATLFSVLAYASWRILMRAIERGTYVGTIGGVTFPIWPISLIIVLGACLVALEYALMALKEVLSR
- a CDS encoding class II aldolase/adducin family protein; the protein is MPDPYYASVDDLKQELVHGFRAMALNDLGLGLLAHLTARMPGADTYWTYQIGQSVEEVRLSDLREVGFDAKAVDGTSPINPSILCHGDVYRARPDITCILHHHSKASIALGAIGANLAPIDRNSGRWHDEINIVEDFDAPEIANQGTSMVDALGSGKALILKHHGALVTGRNIRETVVAAAELDRAMEVQLMAMGAGTPAEIPQAEIDDCKKFLASDMFADGTWNWYMRTMARRGLLDGASE
- a CDS encoding branched-chain amino acid aminotransferase — protein: MATGTNIKTYFDGAWHDADIPVMRAGDHGAWQGTTCFDGARYVDGMAPDLLAHCDRVVRSAKALSLNPGKTGQQIFDIVWEGLGRYPKDVAVYVRPNFFGIDGGQYGIIPATTEAGFFICLEEVPMAAPDAASRLATTRFHRPVLNTAVLDAKAGCLYPNNARMLMEARDKGYDNALVTDAMGNVAETATANIFMVRDGEAFTPIPNGTFLNGITRQRHIANLRADGVTVTEAVLTFQDFREADEVFMTGNLNKVTPVLEFDGTHYQHGPVTKRARDLYWDWAASAA
- a CDS encoding fumarylacetoacetate hydrolase family protein, which encodes MGLMWFEKDGETRLGARSEAGITALTGQDMVAALAETPVQGAAVSDPVTALPPVTPTAKILCVALNYVDHAKEANQPVPETPIVFFKTFDAMIAGGAPIRAPRMITQLDYEGELALIIGKRGFDIAKTDAWDHIAGVTTLNDVSARDIFKVKAGAASHLDWFSGKCLNQSTPIGPEVFPLSAIEDDLKAGTTRIRCLVNGEVRQDAPVADMIFDIPTMIAFISSRIPLNPGDIIATGTPPGVGAGTDRYLSKGDVVRVEVTGLPPMENTVA